A single window of Pirellulales bacterium DNA harbors:
- a CDS encoding ABC transporter ATP-binding protein: protein MANALIVDQREDRHEPAPLATCPRQNCMTTSDAPRDELLRCDKVAKIYPDGQVAALADIDLSIHGGEFVAIMGPSGSGKSTLLQILGLLDTPTTGELHFEGLPTSRLRHTDRVRAAKIGFVFQSFHLLPMLTALENVQVPMFESELPAQQRAAKAAELLDRAGIGHRARHLPQRMSVGERQRVAIARSLANDPVLLLADEPTGALDTKTGEDIMDLFVDLHRRQQMTIVVVTHDSRVAERAERLIHICDGRMVSDERRS from the coding sequence ATGGCCAATGCATTGATTGTGGATCAGCGCGAGGACCGGCACGAGCCGGCGCCATTGGCCACCTGCCCCCGCCAGAATTGCATGACCACGTCCGACGCCCCTCGTGACGAACTGTTGCGCTGCGACAAGGTCGCCAAGATATACCCTGACGGTCAAGTTGCGGCACTCGCAGACATCGACCTGTCGATTCACGGCGGCGAATTCGTGGCCATCATGGGCCCCAGCGGCAGCGGCAAGTCGACGCTACTGCAAATCCTCGGGCTTTTGGATACGCCGACCACCGGGGAGCTGCATTTCGAAGGCCTGCCCACCAGTCGGCTGCGCCATACCGATCGCGTGCGGGCGGCGAAGATCGGCTTCGTGTTTCAGTCGTTTCATTTGCTGCCCATGCTGACGGCGCTGGAGAACGTGCAGGTGCCGATGTTCGAGAGCGAACTGCCGGCGCAGCAGCGCGCCGCGAAAGCCGCGGAGCTGTTGGATCGGGCAGGCATCGGGCATCGCGCTCGCCATCTGCCGCAGCGCATGTCAGTCGGTGAGCGGCAGCGCGTGGCGATCGCTCGCTCGTTGGCCAACGATCCGGTGTTACTTTTGGCCGATGAGCCGACCGGAGCGCTCGACACCAAGACGGGCGAAGACATCATGGACTTGTTCGTCGATCTGCATCGTCGCCAGCAGATGACGATCGTGGTCGTGACGCACGATTCGCGCGTGGCCGAGCGCGCCGAACGATTGATTCACATCTGCGATGGACGCATGGTCTCGGACGAGCGTCGCTCATGA
- a CDS encoding amidohydrolase family protein has product MRIDAHTHIWRAVTAPQAATIVSGQCDVTVELLRAYLDEHQIDRAVLVQPVYPGTDNSYVANSAAADSGRLASVCVVDPRRPDAADQLRYWVTERGCRGLRMRPRVADEAAAFGHAATWPLWEAARELGAVVSVLAGPEHLPTIGTLAERFAPVNIVLDHFAHPRLAEPAPEIAGLLALARLQNVHIKTSGHYYFSDEPYPYHDCRRLVTAVFDAFGPDRLLWGSDFPHVLLKSGYARSLRLVGSAPKGQIATAAHDAAKSDASVDLFCGRLSAADRDKILGRNAARLYWPAER; this is encoded by the coding sequence ATGCGCATCGACGCCCACACGCACATTTGGCGCGCGGTAACTGCGCCGCAGGCCGCGACGATCGTCAGCGGCCAGTGCGACGTAACGGTCGAGTTGCTGCGCGCGTATCTCGACGAGCACCAGATCGACCGCGCCGTTCTCGTCCAACCGGTTTACCCGGGCACGGACAATTCGTATGTGGCAAACTCCGCCGCCGCGGACTCCGGCCGCCTGGCCTCGGTCTGCGTCGTCGATCCGCGCCGGCCCGACGCGGCCGACCAGCTGCGCTATTGGGTCACCGAGCGCGGCTGCCGCGGCCTGCGCATGCGCCCGCGCGTCGCGGACGAAGCCGCGGCATTTGGCCATGCGGCGACCTGGCCCCTGTGGGAGGCGGCGCGCGAACTGGGCGCCGTCGTGAGCGTGCTGGCCGGACCCGAGCACTTGCCGACGATCGGCACGCTGGCCGAGCGATTCGCGCCTGTGAACATCGTGCTCGATCACTTCGCTCATCCACGCCTGGCTGAACCGGCGCCGGAAATCGCCGGGCTGCTCGCACTTGCCCGGCTCCAGAACGTACACATCAAGACGAGCGGCCACTACTATTTCAGCGACGAGCCTTATCCGTATCACGATTGTCGCCGCTTGGTGACCGCGGTCTTCGATGCCTTTGGCCCGGACCGATTACTGTGGGGAAGCGATTTTCCGCACGTGCTCTTAAAATCGGGCTACGCGCGCAGTTTGCGGCTCGTCGGGAGCGCGCCGAAGGGTCAGATCGCGACAGCGGCACATGATGCCGCAAAATCCGATGCGAGCGTCGACCTGTTTTGCGGACGCCTCAGCGCGGCCGACCGCGATAAGATCCTCGGCCGGAATGCTGCGCGCCTTTATTGGCCGGCTGAAAGATAA
- a CDS encoding LLM class flavin-dependent oxidoreductase, translating to MASAAIPMKYGMFIMPFHPPTKSLSQCLDEDLELVVRAEELGFSEFWIGEHHTMKYEPITMPEIFIARALAETSTIRLGPAPVCLQQHHPAHVACRLAMLDHMSRGRINLCFGPGSVTSDQELYGVEPKLGGEMSDEALDIVLYLWSNEPPYRYDGKYWKIDLHKTVDEETAIGYIPKPFQRPAPPIAVPGMSRNSPSMKSAARRGYQPFAHCLIAGNVVADIWNTYAEAAEQHGRVADRADWKVSRSIFLAETTREAQERARTNSLGRNYQYIGRLFDKGLGRKLYKRDLDMSDADCNLDYLMQEQIIAGDVDHVLDRLLRLIDETGPFGTLVLMGYDWDDKASWVRSQELFARELMPRLNKALGAVPVAN from the coding sequence ATGGCGAGTGCCGCGATTCCCATGAAATACGGCATGTTCATCATGCCGTTTCATCCCCCCACCAAGTCCTTGAGCCAATGCCTGGACGAGGATCTGGAGCTCGTGGTCCGCGCCGAAGAGCTCGGGTTCAGCGAGTTTTGGATCGGCGAGCATCACACGATGAAATACGAGCCGATCACCATGCCCGAGATCTTCATCGCCCGGGCCTTGGCCGAGACGAGTACGATCCGCCTCGGTCCGGCGCCGGTCTGTTTGCAGCAGCATCATCCCGCGCACGTCGCCTGCCGGTTGGCGATGCTCGACCACATGTCGCGCGGCCGGATCAATCTGTGCTTCGGTCCCGGCAGCGTCACGAGCGATCAGGAATTGTACGGCGTCGAACCGAAACTAGGCGGCGAGATGAGCGACGAGGCGCTCGACATCGTGCTTTACCTGTGGTCGAACGAGCCTCCGTACCGTTACGACGGCAAGTACTGGAAGATCGACCTGCACAAAACCGTCGATGAGGAGACGGCCATCGGCTACATTCCCAAACCGTTTCAGCGTCCCGCGCCGCCGATCGCGGTTCCCGGCATGAGCCGCAACTCGCCGAGCATGAAATCGGCCGCGCGGCGCGGATATCAGCCCTTTGCCCATTGCCTGATCGCCGGCAATGTCGTGGCCGACATCTGGAACACCTATGCCGAGGCCGCCGAGCAGCACGGCCGCGTTGCCGATCGCGCCGACTGGAAAGTCTCGCGCTCGATCTTCCTGGCCGAGACCACCCGCGAGGCGCAAGAACGGGCACGAACCAACTCCCTCGGTCGCAATTACCAGTACATCGGCCGCTTGTTCGACAAGGGGCTCGGACGCAAGCTCTACAAGCGCGATCTCGACATGAGCGACGCCGACTGCAATCTCGACTATCTCATGCAGGAGCAGATCATCGCCGGCGACGTCGACCATGTTCTGGATCGTCTGCTGCGATTGATCGACGAGACCGGACCCTTCGGCACGCTGGTTCTGATGGGCTACGATTGGGACGACAAAGCCAGCTGGGTCCGCAGCCAGGAGTTGTTTGCCCGTGAGTTGATGCCGCGGTTGAACAAGGCACTGGGCGCAGTCCCTGTTGCCAACTGA
- a CDS encoding site-2 protease family protein — translation MFFVEPPPSQYDLHFRVAGVPVRVHPMFWLVTVLMGLGRDGDPVEVLMWVVAVFACILVHELGHVLAFQYYGMSAHVVLHGFGGLAIPSAGRWGGAGRTRETWLADTVISLAGPCAGFLFAGVIFLGLALGGRSPEIAVDPDRLIYMLWQPFPARNVNVLLWYMQFINIFWGIVNLLPVFPLDGGQVCRAVLGRFDPHHGLQQSLMISIVTAAGMAALCLLRFHANFAAIFFGYMAYQNYTLLQQISGGGFGGGRW, via the coding sequence GTGTTTTTTGTCGAACCGCCCCCGTCACAGTACGATTTGCACTTTCGTGTGGCCGGCGTGCCGGTGCGCGTCCATCCGATGTTCTGGCTGGTGACCGTCCTGATGGGCCTGGGCCGTGACGGCGATCCGGTCGAGGTTCTGATGTGGGTCGTGGCCGTGTTCGCGTGCATTCTTGTCCACGAGTTGGGGCACGTCCTGGCGTTCCAATATTACGGCATGAGCGCGCATGTCGTCTTGCACGGCTTTGGCGGCCTGGCCATTCCTAGCGCGGGACGGTGGGGGGGCGCGGGCCGCACGCGCGAGACATGGTTGGCCGATACCGTGATCTCGCTGGCCGGGCCGTGCGCCGGCTTTCTCTTCGCCGGCGTGATCTTCCTCGGACTCGCGCTGGGGGGCCGCTCGCCCGAGATAGCCGTTGATCCCGACCGACTGATTTACATGCTCTGGCAGCCCTTTCCCGCGCGGAACGTGAACGTGCTCCTCTGGTACATGCAATTCATCAACATCTTCTGGGGCATCGTCAACCTGCTGCCCGTTTTTCCGCTCGATGGCGGCCAGGTGTGCCGGGCCGTGCTGGGGCGGTTCGATCCGCATCACGGCCTGCAGCAATCGCTAATGATCTCGATCGTCACCGCGGCCGGCATGGCGGCGCTTTGCTTGCTGCGCTTTCACGCCAACTTCGCCGCCATTTTCTTCGGCTACATGGCTTATCAGAATTACACGCTGCTACAGCAAATCTCGGGCGGCGGCTTTGGCGGGGGGCGATGGTAG
- a CDS encoding DUF4142 domain-containing protein gives MLCHTKWPIVAAICCLALPAIAVAQLAQRQPGRANPNQPVRQPQAPQQGQRENHDAFLAEWLILDNENEIEVAKLAMQKATSEDVKQFAQKMIADHEKLNDALRPFTGGQAQREEGAQRTSAATNNQTPQQAQGNTVPRAGQSEPVRRTVARVTEQGEIPGQAPALGAGQGRPQGGMLGLKRELADQCLASALQELDRKSGKEFDECYIGMQIGAHMYVVDAMTVFQRHASPELKQTIAAGEQAAQGHLQMAKNLMKQQSQGAER, from the coding sequence ATGTTGTGTCACACGAAATGGCCGATCGTCGCAGCGATTTGTTGCCTGGCCCTGCCCGCGATCGCTGTCGCCCAGTTGGCCCAACGACAACCAGGTCGCGCAAACCCGAATCAACCGGTTCGTCAGCCACAAGCGCCGCAGCAAGGCCAGAGGGAAAATCACGATGCTTTCCTCGCCGAATGGTTGATTCTCGATAACGAGAACGAAATCGAGGTGGCAAAACTCGCGATGCAAAAGGCGACCAGCGAGGACGTCAAGCAATTCGCCCAGAAGATGATCGCCGATCATGAGAAGTTGAACGATGCCTTGCGGCCGTTTACGGGCGGTCAGGCGCAGCGCGAGGAGGGCGCTCAGCGGACAAGTGCGGCGACGAATAATCAGACGCCGCAGCAGGCTCAAGGTAACACTGTTCCGCGCGCCGGACAGTCGGAGCCCGTTCGCCGTACAGTCGCCCGCGTCACCGAGCAGGGTGAGATTCCCGGACAAGCGCCTGCGCTGGGAGCTGGTCAAGGGCGGCCTCAGGGGGGCATGTTGGGGCTCAAGCGCGAGCTTGCCGACCAGTGCCTCGCCTCGGCGCTCCAGGAACTCGATCGTAAGAGCGGCAAGGAATTCGACGAGTGCTATATCGGCATGCAAATCGGCGCGCACATGTACGTCGTCGACGCCATGACCGTGTTTCAGCGCCACGCTTCGCCTGAGCTAAAGCAGACGATCGCCGCAGGCGAACAAGCGGCCCAGGGGCATTTGCAGATGGCGAAGAACCTCATGAAGCAACAAAGCCAGGGCGCGGAGCGCTAG
- a CDS encoding acetyl-CoA C-acyltransferase: protein MREAVVVASSRTPLAKSFRGSFNLTRPDDLAAHVIRHVVAKVPALKPADIEDVVLGCGYPEAAQGMNVARIAAIRAGLPVTVAGATVNRFCSSGLQSTAMAAHEILHEGADVAIAGGVESITMTAHIKPDLNPWIVEHKPALYMVMGDTAEVVAKRYKISRQAQDEYSLLSQQRTARAQQEHFFDEELAPMKVTRGILDKKTGEVVGREEHTIDRDECNRPDTTLEGLAGLKPYFDPNSGQGTVTAGNASQLSDGASATLLMTREKAQALGIKPKVAFRGFVVAGCEPDEMGIGPVFAVPRLLSRHGLAVKDIDLWELNEAFAVQVIYCRDRLGIDPEKLNVNGGSIAIGHPFGMTGSRLVGTLANQMQRRQAQWGVVTMCIGGGQGAAGLFELVD, encoded by the coding sequence ATGCGAGAAGCCGTCGTCGTCGCCAGCAGCCGCACGCCACTGGCCAAATCGTTTCGCGGATCGTTCAATCTGACCCGCCCTGACGACCTGGCGGCGCACGTCATTCGCCATGTGGTGGCCAAAGTGCCGGCGCTCAAGCCGGCCGACATCGAAGACGTCGTCTTGGGGTGCGGCTATCCCGAGGCGGCGCAGGGCATGAACGTCGCCCGCATCGCGGCCATTCGCGCTGGCCTGCCCGTCACGGTGGCGGGCGCAACGGTGAATCGCTTCTGCTCGTCGGGCTTGCAGTCGACGGCCATGGCGGCCCACGAGATCCTGCACGAAGGGGCCGACGTGGCCATCGCCGGTGGCGTGGAAAGCATCACCATGACCGCGCACATCAAGCCCGACCTGAATCCCTGGATCGTCGAGCACAAGCCGGCACTGTACATGGTCATGGGCGACACGGCCGAGGTGGTGGCCAAGCGCTACAAAATCAGCCGGCAAGCGCAGGATGAATATTCCTTGCTCAGCCAGCAGCGCACGGCTCGCGCCCAGCAAGAGCATTTCTTCGACGAAGAGCTGGCGCCGATGAAAGTCACGCGCGGCATCCTCGACAAGAAAACCGGCGAGGTCGTCGGCCGCGAAGAGCACACGATCGACCGTGACGAGTGCAACCGGCCCGACACGACGCTGGAAGGACTGGCCGGGCTGAAGCCCTATTTCGATCCCAATAGCGGCCAGGGAACCGTGACGGCCGGCAACGCTTCGCAACTGTCCGACGGCGCGAGCGCCACGCTGCTCATGACGCGCGAAAAAGCGCAAGCCCTCGGCATCAAGCCCAAAGTCGCTTTCCGCGGCTTCGTCGTGGCCGGCTGCGAGCCGGACGAAATGGGCATCGGCCCTGTATTCGCGGTACCGCGATTACTGTCCCGGCATGGCCTGGCCGTCAAGGATATCGACCTGTGGGAGCTGAACGAGGCCTTCGCCGTTCAAGTCATTTATTGCCGCGACCGGCTGGGCATCGATCCCGAGAAACTGAACGTCAACGGCGGCTCGATCGCGATCGGACATCCCTTCGGCATGACCGGCTCGCGCCTTGTCGGCACGCTGGCCAACCAGATGCAGCGCCGCCAGGCCCAGTGGGGCGTCGTCACGATGTGCATCGGCGGCGGTCAGGGGGCCGCGGGCCTGTTCGAACTGGTTGATTGA
- a CDS encoding Gfo/Idh/MocA family oxidoreductase, whose translation MEPIKIGLIGTGHSHAAGKLAALRANADFEVVGVAEPDQKLAAAAQGAAAYQGLPFVAEEQLLNTPGLTAVAVETNVPDLLAAGERVIEAGKHLHLEKPGGASLPRFRRLLDMAARKHLVVQLGYMYRYSPAILLMRDLVKQGALGEPFEIHAVMSKVVNPPSRRAFAEFAGGMMFEQGCHLIDLVIGLMGRPARVTSFLQHVAPIDDRLADNTLAVLEYPRAIASVKSSAMEVEGGARRHFVVCGTEGTCHVQPLDEPNVQLALSRPRGDYKKGYQEIRFGEYPRYVGDMADLAKLIRGEKEPDFSYDHDITVLETMLTASKMPLDR comes from the coding sequence ATGGAACCTATCAAAATCGGCCTGATCGGAACCGGACACTCGCACGCCGCCGGCAAGCTCGCGGCGTTGCGCGCAAACGCTGATTTCGAGGTCGTGGGCGTCGCCGAACCGGATCAAAAGCTCGCTGCCGCCGCGCAAGGAGCCGCCGCGTATCAAGGGCTGCCGTTTGTTGCGGAAGAGCAGTTGCTCAATACGCCCGGCCTGACGGCGGTGGCCGTCGAGACCAACGTGCCCGACTTGTTGGCGGCCGGCGAGCGCGTGATCGAGGCCGGCAAACATCTGCACTTGGAGAAGCCGGGCGGGGCATCGCTACCGCGCTTTCGCCGTCTGCTCGATATGGCCGCGCGCAAGCACCTGGTCGTGCAACTGGGCTACATGTATCGCTACAGCCCCGCGATCCTCCTCATGCGTGATTTGGTCAAGCAAGGCGCGCTGGGCGAGCCGTTCGAGATTCACGCCGTGATGAGCAAGGTTGTGAACCCGCCGTCGCGGCGGGCGTTCGCCGAATTCGCCGGCGGCATGATGTTCGAGCAGGGTTGCCACTTGATCGACCTGGTGATCGGCCTGATGGGGCGGCCGGCGCGGGTCACGTCGTTCTTGCAGCATGTGGCGCCGATCGACGATCGCCTGGCCGATAACACGCTGGCGGTACTCGAATATCCGCGGGCGATCGCCTCGGTGAAAAGTAGCGCGATGGAAGTCGAAGGGGGCGCGCGACGACACTTCGTCGTGTGCGGCACCGAAGGAACCTGCCACGTCCAGCCGCTCGACGAGCCGAATGTGCAATTGGCACTATCCCGGCCGCGCGGCGATTATAAAAAGGGGTACCAGGAAATCCGCTTCGGCGAGTATCCGCGTTACGTCGGCGACATGGCCGACCTGGCGAAGCTCATCCGCGGCGAGAAAGAGCCCGACTTCTCTTACGATCACGACATCACGGTGCTGGAGACGATGCTCACGGCATCGAAGATGCCGCTCGACCGGTGA
- a CDS encoding threonine synthase, whose translation MPCFVTHLESAIDGTQLPANEPQTLHKDRPLWVRYDLDAVRQAVTREDLAERPPTMWRYRELLPPADEKWIVSLGEQMTPILRCRRLGHRFGLENLYIKDESRLPTGSFKSRGLAMAITMAGQFGLRRVAIPTAGNAGGALAAYAARTGMDAFVFMPQDTPVINQLECRLAGAKTFLVNGLITDCGRIVREGKEHLGWFDMSTLKEPYRIEGKKTMGLELAEQFGWRLPDVIVYPTGGGTGLIGMWKAFEELAALGWLEETRRPRMVAVQSSGCAPIVRAFEAGARFAEPFPDAKTVASGIRVPAAVGDFMILDAVRSSGGLAVAVDEARLRYWMALGTSSEGIAICPETAACLGAVEKLAAERWIKRDERVVVFNTGAAQKYPEAMAVELPRIDKDAPLDWERIAQG comes from the coding sequence ATGCCTTGTTTTGTCACACATCTGGAAAGTGCCATCGATGGCACTCAGCTTCCGGCCAACGAGCCGCAAACGTTGCACAAGGATCGCCCGCTGTGGGTTCGTTACGACCTGGACGCCGTGCGACAGGCCGTGACGCGCGAAGATCTGGCCGAGCGCCCACCCACGATGTGGCGCTATCGCGAGCTGCTCCCCCCGGCTGATGAGAAGTGGATCGTCTCGCTCGGCGAGCAGATGACGCCGATCTTGCGCTGCCGCCGGCTGGGGCATCGTTTCGGATTGGAAAACTTGTACATCAAGGACGAGTCGCGGCTGCCGACCGGCAGCTTCAAGAGCCGCGGCCTGGCGATGGCCATCACGATGGCCGGCCAGTTCGGCTTGCGCCGCGTGGCGATTCCCACGGCCGGCAACGCCGGCGGCGCGCTGGCCGCTTACGCAGCCCGGACAGGCATGGACGCTTTTGTCTTCATGCCGCAAGACACGCCCGTGATTAACCAGCTCGAATGCCGGCTGGCGGGCGCCAAGACCTTTCTCGTCAACGGGCTGATCACCGATTGCGGCCGCATCGTGCGCGAAGGGAAGGAGCATCTTGGCTGGTTCGATATGTCGACGTTGAAGGAGCCGTACCGCATTGAAGGAAAAAAGACGATGGGGCTCGAACTGGCCGAGCAGTTCGGCTGGCGCCTGCCCGACGTGATTGTCTATCCCACCGGAGGCGGTACCGGCCTGATCGGCATGTGGAAGGCCTTCGAGGAGCTGGCAGCGCTGGGTTGGCTGGAAGAGACGCGCCGCCCGCGCATGGTGGCCGTGCAATCGTCGGGCTGTGCGCCGATCGTGCGGGCCTTCGAAGCGGGCGCGCGCTTCGCCGAACCATTCCCCGATGCCAAAACCGTGGCGAGCGGCATTCGCGTGCCGGCGGCGGTCGGTGACTTCATGATCCTCGATGCCGTTCGCTCAAGCGGCGGTCTGGCCGTGGCCGTCGATGAAGCACGCTTGCGCTATTGGATGGCGCTAGGCACCTCGAGCGAAGGGATCGCGATCTGTCCCGAGACGGCGGCTTGCCTGGGCGCGGTCGAAAAGCTGGCCGCCGAGCGCTGGATCAAACGGGACGAGCGCGTGGTGGTCTTCAACACGGGCGCGGCGCAGAAATATCCTGAAGCGATGGCTGTGGAGCTGCCGCGCATCGACAAGGACGCACCGCTGGACTGGGAGCGAATCGCGCAGGGATAG